In the genome of Bradyrhizobium sp. CB3481, the window GTTGACCGCGCTCGGGCGCATGGACGGCGCCGCGCTGCGGGAGCGCGTTTCCGGCGTGCTAAGGCAGGTAGGTCTGCGTGACGCCGACATGGACAAGTTTCCGCATGAATTCTCCGGCGGCCAGCGCCAGCGCATCGCGATCGCGCGGGCGCTGATTACCCAGCCGAAGCTGATCGTCGCCGATGAGCCGGTCAGCGCGCTCGATGTTTCGGTGCAAGCGCAGGTGCTCAATCTGCTGCAGGACCTGCAGGATGAGTTCGGGCTGAGCTACATCCTGATCAGCCATGATCTCGCGGTAGTCGATTATCTCTGCGACGAGATCGCGGTGATGTATCTCGGCCGGATCGTCGAGCAGGGGACCCCCGAGGACCTGTTCGCGCATTGCGCCCACCCCTATACAAGGGCGCTGCTCGAGGCGGTGCCGCGCGCCCGCGCCGGCGGGGTGCGTCGCCGCCGCGGCGCCCAGCAGATCGCCTCCCAGTCGACCGGCGCGACCGGATGCGCCTACGCCTCGCGCTGTCCGCTGGCCGACCAGCATTGCCGCGACAGTGCGCCCGCGCTACGGAGCGTCGGCCCGGCGCACCTTGCCGCCTGCCACTACGCTGAGGCGGTGATGGAGCTGCCGCCGGTGGTGGCAGAGGAATAGCCTTTTGGACGGGACTGCACTAGCTTGCTTGAGATAGGTCGCGGGAGCTGGACATGCTGAAGAAACTGACCATTGTCGCGGTGGCCGCTGCGTTCGCTGCGGCGCCGCTGCCGAGCCTGGCGCAGGGCAAGAAGGACAGCGTCGTCATGGGCATGACGCTGGAGCCGCCGGGCCTCGATCCGACCAATGCGGCGGCTGCGGCGATCGCCGAGGTCACGCTCTATAACATCTATGAGCCGCTGACCAAGATCAACGAGGACGGTTCGGTGTCGCCGTTGCTCGCCGAGAGCTGGCAGGCCTCGCCCGATCTGAAGACCTATACGTTCAAGCTGCGCAAGGGCGTCAAATTCCACAATGGCGAGCCGTTCGATTCCGCCGCGGTCAAGTTCTCTTATGAGCGCAACGCGGCGCCGACCTCGACCAACAAGGACAAGAGCCTGTATCAGGCGTTCGAGTCCGTCTCGACGCCGGATCCGGAGACGGTCGTCGTTAGCGTGAAATATTCCGAGCCGAACCTGCCGTTCCTGCTCGGGCAGGCGGGCGGCTCGATCGTCGAGCCGAAGAGCGCACCGACCAATGTGACGCAGCCGGTCGGCACCGGACCTTATACGCTGGGCGGCTGGGCCAAGGGGTCGTCGATCACGCTGAACAAATGGCCCAACTATCGCAACGCCGCTGCGATCAAGCTTTCCAAGGTGACCATCCGCTTCATCGGCGATCCGGCCGCACAGGTCGCGGCGCTGCTGTCCGGTGA includes:
- a CDS encoding oligopeptide/dipeptide ABC transporter ATP-binding protein, with translation MLDEGLAAMEQPLLDVRDLEQRYTLPRESMFKPAAQVHALNGVTAQVMAGKSLGVVGESGSGKSTFARLVMALERPSSGSVSLMGRDLNRLPADELRRARRDFQMVFQDPYGSLDPRQTIARIVAEPLTALGRMDGAALRERVSGVLRQVGLRDADMDKFPHEFSGGQRQRIAIARALITQPKLIVADEPVSALDVSVQAQVLNLLQDLQDEFGLSYILISHDLAVVDYLCDEIAVMYLGRIVEQGTPEDLFAHCAHPYTRALLEAVPRARAGGVRRRRGAQQIASQSTGATGCAYASRCPLADQHCRDSAPALRSVGPAHLAACHYAEAVMELPPVVAEE